The sequence CCTGGAAGCGGCCGGCACCGACGTGGTGCTCGACATCATGCGCACCGCCGAGACGCCGCGCGCGGTAGAGAACACGCGCAAGATGCTCGACGCCCGCGGTTATGCCGCCCTGGCGCAGGACCTGGAAAAACAGGTGCATCAGGAAGTCCGGGCGCTGGTCGCCACCGGCGCCGAAAAGGCCAAGACCGGGGATTTCGACGGCGCCGTCACCGAAATGCTCAGCGCCGTCGGCAAGATGCCGAACAACGTCCACGTCCTGTTCAACGCCGCCCTGGCCCTGTTGCGCCACATCGAGAACCGCGGCTGGAGCGAACAGTACGCCGAGCAGGCACAGCGCCTCATCGACCGCGTGCGCCGGCAGGATCCGAACAACGCCCGGCTGCCCGCGCTGAAAGAATTCCACGCCACCCTCAAGGCCAAGTTCGGCATCCGCGACATCAAGGTATAGCGGCTGTCGGCACCGCCGCGGCCAGCTGCTACACTCAGCGCATCATTGGCCCCGATGGCTTGCGCATGCGCCAACTGCCCCGGTATTTCCTTGTTTGCCTGCTCGCCGCATTTGCGCTGCTCTCGGCCTGCTCCGGCGATCCGCCGGCCTCCGCGGGTGCAACACACCCCAATGGCGAGCTCGCCTGGCTCCCGCCCGAGGCGCTGACCACCCTGGCACTGATCGAGCGCGGCGGCCCCTTTCCGTACCGCAAGGACGGCACCACCTTCCACAATCGCGAGCGCCTGCTGCCCCAGAAACCACGGGGCTATTATCGGGAATACACCGTCCCCACCCCCGGCGAGCGTACCCGCGGCGCGCGGCGGATCGTCACAGGCGGCACGCCACCGGAAATCTACTATTACACGGCGGACCACTACCGCAGCTTTCGACGCATCCCGGAGTCCCGATGACAACCGCTCCCGACGACGATCCCGCGCTCGCCCTGGCCAGCCACAATCGCATCCTGCCCATGCGCCGCGGCAACACCGACGCCCTCATCCGCATCGCGCAGAACGGTGGGCGGCGGGTGGTCGTGGCCACGCTCGACGGCCAGGGCGACAAGACCGACATCATCGATACGCTCGCTCGCGCCTTTGACATGCCACGCTGGTTCGGTCACAACTGGGACGCGCTGTACGACTGCCTCACCGATCTCTCGTGGTTCCCGGCCACGGGTTATGTGCTCATTCTCACCGGCACCAGCCCCGACGCCGCCAACGCCCCCATTCTCACCGACCTGCTGACCGATTGCTGCGACCACTGGCAGGCCGAGGGCGTACCGTTTCACGTCTTTACCGATAGCGTCGTCGGTGCCGACCCCGCCTGACCCGCGCGAATTCAAGCGCCCGGACTCGGTCCTGGTGGTCATCCACACGCCGGACCACCACGTATTGCTCCTGCACCGGTGCCCGCCCTTCGGTTTCTGGCAGTCGGTCACCGGCAGCCTGGCGCCGGGAGAAACCCCGCGTGAAGCGGCCACGCGCGAGTTCGCGGAGGAAACCGGGCTCCTGGTCTCCGCCGGGGAGCTGATCGACTGGCGGCTCACCAATCGCTTCCCCATTCCGGCCCAATGGCGCCAGCGCTATCCACCCGGCGTGTGCCACAACAGCGAGTCAGTGTTCAGCCTGTGCCTGCCAGCGCCCCGGGACGTAACCCTGGCGCCGGCGGAGCACGATGCTGCCGAATGGCTGCCCGCGGCGCTCGCCCTGCCCCGTATCTGGTCGTGGACCAACCGCGACGCGCTGCGGCTGTGCCTGCGCCAGCCCGCCTGAGGCAGCCCGTAATTCGTTACTGAAACAATTGCTTGCGCCCCCCGCCCCTTGAAAAGCGGATCGACGACACTACCTTCGATAGCGGGAATCGTTACCCGTTTGACAAGGAGGATCTCATGAGCAATATCACCCGCCACGATCCGTTCGAAGACTTCTTCCGCGGATTTTTCGTACGCCCTGTCGAGTACGGGGGCGGCACCGCCGAGGCACCGCAAATGCGTGTCGACGTCAAGGAAAGCCCCGAAGGCTATGCCGTTCACGCCGAGCTGCCCGGGGTCACCAAAGAAGACATCCATGTCCATATCGACGGGCCGGTGGTGTCGATCACTGCCGAGCGCAAACAGCAGTCCGAACAAAAGGACGGCGAGCGCGTGCTGCGTACCGAGCGCTACTACGGCAAAGTCTCACGCAGTTTCCAACTCGGCCAGGATGTGGACGAATCGCGCGCCGCCGCCAAGTTCGTCGACGGCGTGCTGGAGCTCACCCTGCCCAAGAAAGCCGCCGTCCAGGCCAAGCGCCTGACCATCGACTGATCCGCACCGCCCACTGCCGGCCGGTGCCACTGGCGCCGGCCGGCCAGGCCGTTCACACTGGCGCCACCGCCTTTCAGGAATCACCGGCGTCAATGTCGACCAAGCGCTTGCCCGGGCTGATCACAGCCCTCGCCATCCAGGCCTTCACCGTCGCCACGGCGGCCGAGCTCCGGGTCGGGCCGGGCGAACCCGTCGCGCGCATCGCCGACGCCGCACGCCTCGCGCAGGACGGCGACACCGTCATCATCCTGCCCGGCGTCTATCGCGGCGATGTCGCCCTGTGGCAGCAAGACCGACTCACCATCCGCGGGCTGGGCGACGGCCCCATCCTCGACGCCGACGGCCGGTCGGTCGAAGGCAAGGCCATCTGGGTGATCCGCGGCGGCAACATCCGCATCGACAACATCACCTTCCGCGGCGCGCGCGTGCCCGACCAGAACGGTGCCGGTATCCGCTTTGAGCGCGGGCAATTGACCGTGACCAACAGTCGCTTCATCGACAACGAAAACGGCATTCTTACCAGTAATGACGGTGACGCACGGCTAGCGATCGAAAACAGCGTGTTCGCCCAGGCGCCACACCACCCCGGCGCCCTGCACCACCTGATCTATGTCGGACGCATCGCCCATTTTTCGCTGCGCGGCAGCGCAGTGCGTGGCGGCCATCGCGGCCACCTGGTCAAATCACGCGCCCGGACCCACCGGATCGAATACAACTGGCTCGTCGACGGGCCGGGGGGCGAAGCCTCGTACGAACTGGAGTTCCCCGAGGGTGGCCAGGCAACGGTTATCGGCAACATCATCGGCCAGTCGGCCAGCACCTCGAACCTCACACTGATCAGCTACGGGGCCGAGGGCTATCGCTGGCCCGACAACCAGCTGGCGCTGAGCCACAACACGCTCATCAACGACCGGCCCGGCGGCGGCCGCTTCCTGCATGTATGGCAGCACGACGCGAGCGCCCAGCCGGCCGTCATGGCCTGCAACAACCTGCTCATCGGACTCGGACTATTCGCCCTTGGCAATCCGGGTGAATTCGTTGACAACCCCAGCATCACGCCGCGCGCGTCCGGGAACGCCCCGGACGCCTATCGCCTTGACGCAGATTCGCTGCTGCGGGGCCATGCCGGCGCCGCGCCGAACTGGCGAACCATCACCCTTCAACCGACCCATGAATTCACCCCACCGGCCGGCACGCGGGCACTCGCCCTGCCCCGCCACTGGGCGCCGGGCGCATTTCAAACGCCTCCACCGCGGTGAGCTGAAGATGCGTCACTTTGCGGAGCGAAAAGCACACCGTTAGAATCAGGCTTTCTCCCACTCGCGACCGCCCAGATGAGCTCCGACGCCCCAACCCCGATCACGCCCGCCCGCAAAGCCGCCATCCTTGCCGAAGCGCTGCCGTACATCAAACGCTTCTTCGACAAGACCATCGTCATCAAGTACGGCGGCAACGCGATGACCGACCCCCACCTGAAGGACTGCTTCGCCCGTGATGTGGTCCTGCTCAAGCTGGTGGGGCTCAACCCGGTCGTGGTGCACGGCGGCGGCCCGCAGATCGAAAATCTGCTCACCCGGGTCGGCAAGAAGGGCGAGTTCATCCAGGGCATGCGGGTCACCGACGCCGAGACCATGGAAGTGGTGGAGATGGTGCTCGGCGGCCAGGTCAACAAGGAAATCGTCAACCTGATCAACCAGCACGGCGGCAAGGCCGTCGGCCTGACCGGCAAGGACGCACGCTTCATCCGCGCCAAGAAACTGCTGATGCAGAAAACCGGCGCACCGCTGGGCGATGTCGTGGACATCGGCCAGGTCGGCGAAATCACCCAGATCGACCCGGCCCTGATCTCCTTCCTCGACAAGGGCGACTTCATCCCGGTGATCGCGCCGATCGGTGTGGGCGAAGACGGCGAAACCTACAACATCAACGCCGACGTGGTCGCCGGCAAACTGGCCGAGATCCTCAAGGCCGAAAAGCTGGTGCTGCTGACCAACACCCCGGGCGTGCTCGACCAGAATGGCAAGCTGCTCACCGGACTGACCCCGAAGGAAATCGACGCACTGGTCGAAGACGGCACCCTGTCCGGCGGCATGCTGCCCAAGATCGGCTCCGCGCTCGATGCTGCCCGCAGCGGCGTCAATTCGGTGCACATCATCGATGGCCGCGTCGAACACTGCCTGCTGCTGGAGATCCTGACCGACCACGGGGTCGGCACGATGATCAAGAGTCGCTAGGTTTTTCCATGGCGGCGTCCGGTGCCGCGGGCACCGGATCCTGCCACTGCCCGGCCCGCTTCAGCTTGTCGCGCAGCCCCGGCAGCGGAAAGCCCAGCGAATAGGCCTTGTGCGCACTTTCCAGGGCCCGGTCATAGCGTTTCAGGTCAAAGTAGGCCAGGCCGAGGTTGTAGTAGAGATTCGGGTTGTTGTCGGACAGCTCCTGAGCGGCTTCGAGCTTCTTGATCGCCGCCTCGGCCCGACCGTCGTTGAGCAGATAGAGGCCGTAGATCATCTTGACCATGGCGTCATCGTTGCGAAACGCCTCCGCTCGCCGCATGTAGCACTCGACCGAATACCGCGCGCCGCGAGGCTTCGACGTCTTGTCGCGAAGCCCGAGGTTCATCATCGCGATCAAGGCCCGGTGATGGTTCGGAAACTTCCCCAGCGTATAGCCGATATCGCCGCCGACACTGGTCGTCTGCCCCCGCACCAGACGCTCGGTCAGCGGATCGAAATGGCGGTTTTCAACAATCGGCAGCTTGTCCTTGTCGATCCGATAGTCCAGCGGATGATCGTTACTGGCCAGCACGCCGCACTGCAATGGCAGTTCCTGCCCGGCCGCCAGCGACGCCAAACACGACAGCATCAGCGCCGTAACAAGGCGGATGCTGACAAAACGCTTCGCTCTCATGCC comes from Denitromonas sp. and encodes:
- a CDS encoding ribonuclease domain-containing protein, whose product is MRQLPRYFLVCLLAAFALLSACSGDPPASAGATHPNGELAWLPPEALTTLALIERGGPFPYRKDGTTFHNRERLLPQKPRGYYREYTVPTPGERTRGARRIVTGGTPPEIYYYTADHYRSFRRIPESR
- a CDS encoding barstar family protein produces the protein MTTAPDDDPALALASHNRILPMRRGNTDALIRIAQNGGRRVVVATLDGQGDKTDIIDTLARAFDMPRWFGHNWDALYDCLTDLSWFPATGYVLILTGTSPDAANAPILTDLLTDCCDHWQAEGVPFHVFTDSVVGADPA
- the argB gene encoding acetylglutamate kinase; the encoded protein is MSSDAPTPITPARKAAILAEALPYIKRFFDKTIVIKYGGNAMTDPHLKDCFARDVVLLKLVGLNPVVVHGGGPQIENLLTRVGKKGEFIQGMRVTDAETMEVVEMVLGGQVNKEIVNLINQHGGKAVGLTGKDARFIRAKKLLMQKTGAPLGDVVDIGQVGEITQIDPALISFLDKGDFIPVIAPIGVGEDGETYNINADVVAGKLAEILKAEKLVLLTNTPGVLDQNGKLLTGLTPKEIDALVEDGTLSGGMLPKIGSALDAARSGVNSVHIIDGRVEHCLLLEILTDHGVGTMIKSR
- a CDS encoding Hsp20/alpha crystallin family protein, coding for MSNITRHDPFEDFFRGFFVRPVEYGGGTAEAPQMRVDVKESPEGYAVHAELPGVTKEDIHVHIDGPVVSITAERKQQSEQKDGERVLRTERYYGKVSRSFQLGQDVDESRAAAKFVDGVLELTLPKKAAVQAKRLTID
- a CDS encoding tetratricopeptide repeat protein, whose amino-acid sequence is MRAKRFVSIRLVTALMLSCLASLAAGQELPLQCGVLASNDHPLDYRIDKDKLPIVENRHFDPLTERLVRGQTTSVGGDIGYTLGKFPNHHRALIAMMNLGLRDKTSKPRGARYSVECYMRRAEAFRNDDAMVKMIYGLYLLNDGRAEAAIKKLEAAQELSDNNPNLYYNLGLAYFDLKRYDRALESAHKAYSLGFPLPGLRDKLKRAGQWQDPVPAAPDAAMEKPSDS
- the nudB gene encoding dihydroneopterin triphosphate diphosphatase; the protein is MPTPPDPREFKRPDSVLVVIHTPDHHVLLLHRCPPFGFWQSVTGSLAPGETPREAATREFAEETGLLVSAGELIDWRLTNRFPIPAQWRQRYPPGVCHNSESVFSLCLPAPRDVTLAPAEHDAAEWLPAALALPRIWSWTNRDALRLCLRQPA